A window from Pseudonocardia cypriaca encodes these proteins:
- a CDS encoding alanine racemase, which produces MLITDLTTPALLVERDVLDANLATMSAALPGPRLRPHVKAHKTAALARRQAAHGHEGFTCATVRECEVMAAAGLGADLLLANEVLDTRRLGALVADGARVTVAVDSPETIAAAAAGGVREVLVDVNVGLPRCGCPPEKAGDLAAAARDAGLQVRGVMGYEGHLMLVPDPADRARMTGDAMAVLVRAAEEVGGEIISAGGTGTYLDNTWATEIQAGSYALMDTAYGRIGHPFGQALSVLGTVISVSPGHAVVDVGLKSLGMDHGLPTIEGAQVWFCSDEHTTFAPEEPVRVGDRLRVLPAHVDPTVALHERMHLVGGETVLETWAVDMRGW; this is translated from the coding sequence GTGCTGATCACCGATCTCACCACGCCCGCCCTGCTCGTCGAGCGCGACGTCCTCGACGCCAACCTCGCCACGATGAGCGCCGCCCTGCCCGGCCCGCGGCTGCGCCCGCACGTCAAGGCTCATAAGACCGCGGCGCTCGCGCGGCGGCAGGCGGCGCACGGGCACGAGGGGTTCACGTGCGCGACCGTCCGGGAGTGCGAGGTGATGGCGGCCGCCGGGCTCGGCGCGGACCTGCTGCTCGCCAACGAGGTGCTCGACACCCGCCGCCTCGGCGCGCTGGTGGCCGACGGGGCGCGGGTGACGGTGGCCGTCGACTCACCCGAGACGATCGCCGCGGCCGCCGCCGGTGGCGTCCGCGAGGTGCTCGTGGACGTGAACGTGGGGCTGCCCCGGTGCGGCTGCCCACCCGAGAAGGCCGGTGACCTGGCCGCTGCCGCGCGGGACGCCGGACTGCAGGTCCGCGGCGTGATGGGCTACGAGGGGCACCTCATGCTCGTGCCCGACCCGGCCGACCGCGCCCGGATGACCGGCGACGCCATGGCGGTACTGGTGCGGGCCGCCGAGGAGGTGGGCGGGGAGATCATCAGCGCCGGCGGCACCGGCACCTACCTCGACAACACCTGGGCCACCGAGATCCAGGCCGGCTCGTACGCGCTGATGGACACCGCGTACGGCAGGATCGGCCACCCGTTCGGCCAGGCGCTCTCGGTGCTGGGCACCGTGATCTCGGTGTCGCCGGGCCACGCGGTGGTGGACGTCGGCCTCAAGTCGCTCGGCATGGACCACGGCCTCCCGACGATCGAGGGCGCCCAGGTGTGGTTCTGCTCCGACGAGCACACGACGTTCGCGCCCGAGGAGCCGGTGCGCGTCGGCGACCGGCTGCGCGTGCTCCCCGCCCACGTCGACCCGACCGTCGCCCTGCACGAGCGGATGCACCTCGTGGGCGGCGAGACGGTGCTGGAGACGTGGGCGGTGGACATGCGCGGCTGGTGA
- a CDS encoding multidrug effflux MFS transporter, whose translation MDRLRLVLVLGAFIALGPLTIDLYLPALPTITGELLTTSANVQLTLTGTLLGLGLGQLVIGPLSDRFGRRRPLIAGAAVHVLASLLCIVAPNVAVLGGLRLLQGLGAAAGSVIAMAIVRDLYTGRAAATLLSRLILVMGTAPVLAPTFGAWLLAFTSWRGVFAVLALYSLILMPIAARALPETLPPERRVTSGVVGTLRTYRGLLRDRTFVGLVLVAGLAMSAVMSYVSGASFVFQEQFGLNQQQFGLAFSSGAIWLILASQLNPVLLRRFEPRQLLLGAIAMAATASLLLVAVAVSGVGGLLGVLLPLWLVLLSVGFGLPNAPAVALSRHGETAGTAAALLGATQFGVGALISPMVGVLGNDAVAMGTSIAGGLVLSLIVLVTVVRPWRLPDLDTAPDEVAATAS comes from the coding sequence GTGGATCGCCTCCGGCTCGTCCTTGTGCTCGGCGCGTTCATCGCACTCGGCCCGCTGACCATCGACCTGTACCTCCCCGCGCTCCCTACGATCACCGGGGAACTGCTCACCACCTCGGCGAACGTCCAGCTGACGCTCACCGGCACGCTGCTCGGGCTCGGGCTCGGCCAGCTGGTGATCGGCCCGCTCTCCGACCGGTTCGGCCGCAGACGGCCGCTGATCGCCGGTGCCGCTGTGCACGTGCTCGCATCGCTGCTGTGCATCGTCGCGCCGAACGTCGCAGTGCTCGGCGGGCTCCGCCTGCTCCAGGGCCTGGGCGCCGCCGCGGGCTCCGTGATCGCGATGGCGATCGTGCGCGACCTCTACACGGGCCGCGCCGCAGCCACCCTGCTCTCCCGGCTCATCCTGGTGATGGGAACCGCTCCGGTGCTCGCACCGACGTTCGGGGCCTGGCTGCTCGCGTTCACCTCGTGGCGCGGAGTGTTCGCCGTCCTCGCGCTCTACAGCCTCATCCTCATGCCGATCGCGGCCCGCGCGCTGCCCGAGACGCTGCCCCCGGAACGCCGCGTCACCTCGGGCGTCGTGGGCACCCTGCGCACCTACCGCGGGCTGCTGCGCGACCGCACCTTCGTCGGGCTGGTGCTCGTCGCGGGTCTCGCGATGTCAGCCGTGATGAGCTACGTCTCGGGCGCGTCGTTCGTGTTCCAGGAGCAGTTCGGGTTGAACCAGCAGCAGTTCGGCCTCGCGTTCTCCAGCGGAGCCATCTGGCTGATCCTCGCCAGCCAGCTCAACCCGGTGCTCCTGCGCCGCTTCGAGCCGCGCCAGCTGCTGCTCGGCGCGATCGCCATGGCCGCGACGGCGAGCCTGTTGCTGGTCGCGGTCGCCGTCTCGGGCGTGGGCGGCCTGCTCGGGGTGCTGCTCCCGCTCTGGCTGGTGCTGCTGTCCGTCGGCTTCGGGTTGCCGAACGCTCCCGCGGTCGCGCTCTCGCGGCACGGTGAGACGGCGGGCACCGCGGCCGCACTCCTCGGTGCGACGCAGTTCGGCGTCGGCGCCCTGATCTCACCGATGGTCGGTGTGCTGGGCAACGACGCGGTGGCCATGGGCACGTCGATCGCGGGCGGGCTGGTGCTGTCGCTGATCGTGCTCGTCACCGTGGTCCGCCCGTGGCGGCTCCCGGACCTGGACACCGCGCCCGATGAGGTGGCGGCGACGGCGTCCTGA
- a CDS encoding pyridoxamine 5'-phosphate oxidase family protein has protein sequence MPLSEHERQEFLAEPHVAALSVAAGPQRAPLVVPIWYQYEPGGDIWFHTAVGSRKAKLIDAAGRVSLMVDEAGARVRYVSVEGPVVRTEPGTYEDVRAMTARYLPAERVEPYLEFAMAEHGEQVVYHVRPERWLSADLTG, from the coding sequence ATGCCGCTGTCCGAACATGAGCGTCAGGAGTTCCTCGCCGAGCCGCACGTGGCGGCGTTGTCCGTGGCCGCGGGCCCGCAGCGCGCCCCGCTGGTCGTGCCGATCTGGTACCAGTACGAGCCCGGCGGCGACATCTGGTTCCACACGGCGGTCGGCTCGCGCAAGGCGAAGCTGATCGACGCCGCGGGCCGCGTCTCGCTCATGGTCGACGAGGCGGGGGCCCGGGTCCGGTACGTGTCGGTGGAAGGCCCGGTCGTGCGCACCGAGCCGGGCACCTACGAGGACGTGCGCGCGATGACGGCGCGGTACCTGCCCGCGGAACGGGTGGAGCCCTACCTCGAGTTCGCGATGGCCGAGCACGGCGAGCAGGTCGTCTACCACGTCCGGCCGGAACGGTGGCTCTCCGCCGACCTCACCGGCTAG